A window of the Clupea harengus chromosome 8, Ch_v2.0.2, whole genome shotgun sequence genome harbors these coding sequences:
- the npas4b gene encoding neuronal PAS domain-containing protein 4B → MLRSTKGASKARRDQINAEIRNLKELLPISDADKARISYLHIMSLACMYTRKSVFFSQDMSISARHEERRSGSLLSLDELSELMNSLPGFLLLISSEGKLLYLSDNVAEHLGHSMVDLVSQSDSVFDIIDPNDHFILRSNLVPTTTTDTDRLFRCRFNTSKFIRRQGAGNKLTLVRARCLSLPTSASPYWSSNPVWMCSCSPLEPRTPYPASSMNPLLTPPPDQSFFLACFHSRHARDMKLLDAHDRRDYVFTCLSHWSVEWLRGCIFLYLSVISVYFGSISVYLGYDVGTLRSRSWYSLLHPRDLSHASEKHCALLRESRERRVEMVVRVEALGGSWVWLFMVLQLETGDQPISCLNYVISESEAWSVRQQLCLEQNQLTLYLGGSGGAPYPDSLGLPCQSDPLASPDQVFTPSSSGLSAQSFDFNLPTSSQSSSDELGGAGPLDPRHPHCPPQQQQHLLLHPQEGFAQLGQWSGHTGPLQAKLESSTSSVSSPPFHPNMHLPPLHPLSPLAMPTPQLKGELECTPPYTPRFGGVSSFLFGDEQFGFDAFAAGASATALAGSGLPVTRVTSASCAQPLTTPHLGLPLPPEAARQKPHYGKLPLEHKMAASVEYTTMALPEIRGPLYVDVSHGHYPALPEGLLTPEASPTKQSFTPTFFPKSGREKEIERLEISLLAQYISAVAEGFYDNPLHPKPSDPRHPVAPQQSHQNEPVPAGELYPANAWAAMDFQPVPEESSLFEESIVVDMSPSSPNPLTSSSSSSSSSPFSPFSSSSSCYMQCSPPAPENWPSPCQSQVAQSPIGEYHFSSVQSARCNHPVGGGLLGPGLGEEGEAFSGMDLEMEEVEASMLPTSQSFSIPASPESALPPPTGTTALPAPAPAPGPSCAQSLLEELVAMETVFVADALMPPAVGQHPELYQLPLNSSPYGIYPGEHPHKHRDLHRPRPHLQAASTEGLDVEVVRASTEGVDVEVVRASTEGVDVEVIRASKHLGLLLEHRLDWGRSIKKRDALRLDRQGRRAGSVVDTELDSLMSVAERRILYKLMSVMDNGCH, encoded by the exons ATGTTACGATCGACAAAGGGGGCTTCGAAGGCTCGGAGGGACCAAATAAATGCGGAGATTCGTAACCTGAAAGAACTTTTGCCCATCTCCGATGCAGACAAGGCGCGGATCTCCTACCTCCACATCATGTCACTCGCCTGCATGTACACCAGAAAGTCCGTCTTCTTCTCTCAAG ATATGTCCATATCGGCGCGTCACGAGGAGAGAAGGAGCGGGAGCCTGTTGTCCTTAGACGAACTGTCGGAGTTGATGAACTCGCTGCCAGGATTCCTTCTACTCATCTCGAGTGAGGGAAAACTTCTCTATCTGTCAGACAACGTCGCGGAGCATCTCGGACACTCTATG GTTGATCTGGTATCCCagagtgacagtgtgtttgaCATCATCGATCCGAATGACCATTTTATCCTGAGAAGTAATCTCGTgccgacaacaacaacagatacag ACCGTCTTTTCCGCTGCCGGTTCAACACCTCCAAGTTCATCCGGCGACAGGGCGCTGGGAACAAGCTGACGTTGGTGCGCGCGCGTTGCCTGTCTCTCCCGACCTCCGCCTCGCCCTACTGGTCCTCAAACCCCGTGTGGATGTGTTCGTGCTCACCGCTGGAACCCCGGACTCCGTACCCCGCCTCGTCCATGAATCCTCTGCTCACGCCGCCTCCCGACCAATCTTTCTTCCTGGCTTGCTTCCACTCGAGACACGCGCGAGACATGAAACTGCTGGACGCACATGACAG ACGTGATTACGTGTTTACGTGTTTAAGTCACTGGTCAGTTGAATGGTTAAGAGGTTGTATCTTTCTATACTTATCCgttatttctgtttattttggcAGCATCAGTGTTTACCTGGGATATGACGTAGGGACTCTGCGCTCACGCTCCTGGTACAGCCTGCTTCATCCCAGAGATCTGTCCCATGCCTCAGAAAAACATTGCGCTCTGT tgcgGGAGTCCCGAGAGCGGCGCGTGGAGATGGTGGTGCGGGTGGAGGCGTTGGGGGGCTCCTGGGTGTGGCTCTTCATGGTGCTGCAGCTGGAGACGGGGGACCAGCCAATCAGTTGCCTCAACTACGTCATCAG tGAGTCTGAGGCCTGGTCTGTGCGACAACAGCTGTGTTTGGAGCAGAACCAGTTGACGTTGTACCtgggtggcagtggtggtgccCCCTACCCCGACTCCCTGGGCCTGCCGTGCCAGTCGGACCCACTGGCCAGCCCAGACCAGGTGTTCACGCCCAGCAGCAGCGGGCTCTCGGCCCAGTCCTTCGACTTCAACCTGCCCACCTCCAGCCAGAGCTCCTCAGACGAGCTGGGCGGCGCTGGGCCTCTTGACCCCCGCCACCCGCACTgccccccccagcagcagcagcacctcctcctccaccctcaggAGGGCTTCGCCCAGCTGGGGCAGTGGAGCGGGCACACAGGCCCCCTCCAGGCCAAACTCgagtcctccacctcctctgtctcctctccgcCCTTCCACCCAAACATGCaccttccccctctccaccccctgtCCCCCCTGGCCATGCCCACCCCCCAGCTGAAGGGGGAGCTTGAGTGCACGCCCCCCTACACCCCTCGTTTCGGGGGCGTCAGCAGCTTCCTGTTCGGGGATGAGCAGTTTGGCTTCGACGCATTCGCTGCGGGGGCGAGTGCCACTGCTCTGGCTGGGTCAGGTCTACCTGTTACCAGGGTTACCTCTGCCAGCTGTGCCCAGCCCCTGACTACCCCTCACCTGGGGCTGCCTCTCCCCCCTGAGGCTGCCCGCCAGAAGCCTCATTACGGGAAGCTCCCCCTTGAGCACAAAATGGCCGCCAGCGTCGAGTACACGACCATGGCTCTGCCCGAGATCCGGGGGCCGCTGTATGTTGACGTGTCCCATGGGCACTACCCAGCGCTCCCCGAGGGGCTTCTGACCCCCGAGGCGTCCCCCACCAAACAGTCCTTCACACCCACCTTCTTCCCCAAGAGTGGGCGGGAGAAGGAGATCGAGAGGCTGGAGATCTCTCTGCTGGCCCAGTACATCAGTGCGGTGGCCGAAGGTTTCTATGACAACCCTCTCCACCCAAAGCCCTCTGACCCCCGCCACCCTGTGGCCCCCCAGCAGTCTCACCAGAACGAGCCTGTGCCCGCCGGTGAGCTGTACCCCGCTAACGCGTGGGCCGCCATGGACTTCCAACCTGTCCCAGAAGAATCCTCTCTGTTCGAAGAGAGCATCGTAGTGGACATGTCTCCCTCTTCCCCAAACCCActcacatcctcctcctcctcctcctcctcctcccccttctcccccttctcctcttcctcctcctgctatATGCAGTGCTCCCCCCCTGCTCCTGAGAACTGGCCCTCCCCCTGCCAGTCTCAGGTAGCTCAGTCCCCTATTGGTGAATACCACTTCAGTAGCGTCCAATCGGCGCGTTGTAACCACCCAGTTGGGGGCGGACTACTAGGACCAGGCCTGGGGGAGGAGGGTGAGGCCTTCAGTGGGATGGAcctggagatggaggaggtagAGGCATCCATGCTGCCCACCTCACAGTCCTTCAGTATCCCAGCATCCCCTGAGTcggctctccctcctcccaccgGCACCACCGCACTTCCTGCTCCGGCTCCCGCCCCCGGACCGTCCTGCGCCCAGTCCCTCCTGGAGGAACTGGTGGCCATGGAAACAGTGTTTGTGGCTGATGCCCTGATGCCCCCTGCAGTGGGGCAACATCCTGAGTTGTATCAACTCCCTCTCAACAGTTCCCCATATGGCATCTACCCAGGTGagcatccacacaaacaca GGGACCTCCACAGGCCCAGGCCCCATCTGCAAGCGGCCTCCACTGAGGGGCTCGATGTGGAAGTGGTCAGGGCCTCCACTGAGGGGGTCGATGTGGAAGTGGTCAGGGCCTCCACTGAGGGGGTCGATGTGGAAGTGATCAGGGCCTCCAAGCacctggggctgctgctggagcACAGACTGGACTG GGGACGCAGCATCAAGAAGAGGGACGCTTTGCGGCTGGACAGGCAGGGGAGGAGAGCTGGCTCTGTGGTTGACACGGAGCTGGATTCCCTTATGTcagtggcagagagaaggaTCCTATATAAACTGATGTCGGTCATGGACAATGGCTGTCACTAG
- the LOC105911331 gene encoding EGF-containing fibulin-like extracellular matrix protein 2, with product MRAVFALLNVCVGLLLCAPGAISQTTTAPNTYTECTDGYEWDAQTQHCKDINECESIADACQGEMKCFNHYGGYLCLPRSASVITAPDPVSQSEQTIPIEANEAFNPCPVGYEPQGESCIDVDECELDLHDCQPSQQCVNMVGTFSCQCPDGYSKIGVECVDIDECRYRYCQHRCVNLPGSFSCECEPGFQVASNNRSCVDVNECDMGGPCEQRCFNTYGTFLCRCDQGYDLAPDGYSCSDIDECSYSSYLCQFHCVNEPGRFSCECPEGYEILGTRLCQDVNECDTATHQCGEGQSCVNIHGGYRCMDNNRCLEPYVQVSENRCVCPSTKPECRDLPFSIVHRYMSITSERSVPSDIFQIQATSVYPGALNTFRIRSGDEHGEFYIRQINNISAMLVLARAVTGPREFILDLEMVSVNPLLSYQTGSSLRLFIYVGPYSF from the exons atgaGGGCTGTGTTTGCGCTGTTAAACGTGTGTGTCGGTCTTCTTCTGTGTGCCCCTGGTGCCATCTCACAGACTACAACAGCACCCAACACGTACACG gagtgcACAGATGGCTATGAATGGGATGCTCAGACTCAGCATTGTAaag ACATAAACGAGTGTGAGAGCATTGCGGACGCGTGTCAGGGGGAGATGAAGTGTTTTAATCACTACGGCGGCTACCTCTGCCTGCCCCGCTCCGCCTCTGTCATCACAGCCCCGGACcccgtcagccaatcagagcagaccATACCCATCGAGGCCAACGAGGCCTTCAACCCCTGCCCTGTGGGCTACGAGCCGCAAGGGGAGAGCTgcattg atgtggatgagtgtgagCTGGATCTTCATGACTGCCAGCCCAGCCAGCAGTGTGTGAACATGGTGGGCACCTTCAGCTGCCAGTGTCCCGATGGGTACAGTAAGATTGGCGTGGAGTGTGTAG ATATAGATGAGTGTAGGTACAGGTACTGCCAGCACCGCTGTGTAAATCTCCCCGGCTCCTTCTCCTGTGAGTGTGAACCAGGCTTCCAGGTGGCCTCCAACAACCGCTCCTGCGTGg ACGTGAATGAGTGCGACATGGGGGGCCCGTGTGAGCAGCGCTGTTTTAACACCTACGGCACTTTCCTGTGTCGCTGTGACCAGGGCTACGACCTGGCCCCTGATGGCTACTCATGCAGTG atATTGATGAGTGTAGCTACTCTAGCTACCTATGCCAGTTCCACTGTGTGAATGAGCCGGGGCGCTTCTCCTGTGAGTGTCCAGAGGGCTACGAGATCCTAGGCACCCGCCTGTGCCAAG atgtgaatgagtgtgacaCTGCGACCCACCAGTGTGGGGAGGGACAGTCGTGTGTGAACATCCATGGAGGCTACAGGTGTATGGACAACAACCGCTGCCTGGAGCCCTACGTGCAGGTGTCAGAGAA tcggtgtgtgtgtccatctacGAAGCCGGAATGTCGGGATCTTCCCTTCTCCATCGTGCACCGGTACATGAGCATCACGTCGGAGCGATCCGTTCCCTCGGACATCTTCCAGATCCAGGCCACCAGCGTCTATCCTGGAGCCCTCAACACCTTCCGTATCCGCTCTGGAGACGAGCACGGGGAGTTCTACATCAGG CAAATCAACAACATCAGTGCCATGCTGGTTCTGGCGCGAGCAGTGACCGGACCCAGGGAGTTCATCCTGGACCTGGAGATGGTGTCTGTCAACCCACTCCTGAGCTACCAGACCGGCTCCTCGCTACGACTCTTCATCTACGTGGGGCCCTATTCATTCTGA